The Oryzias melastigma strain HK-1 linkage group LG15, ASM292280v2, whole genome shotgun sequence genome includes the window CCTTCATGGAGGCCCAGCTGAAGATCCCGAAGGAGGAGGTTCAGAAGATCACCTTCGACAGAGTCCACCGGCTCGGAGGGAAGAAGCCTGGCAGCCAGCGTCCGCGTCCGATCGTAGCTAAGTTTCAGTATTATAAGCAGAAAGTTTCAGTTAAACGCCGAGGACCGGAGCTGAAGGGAACCCACTACAGCGTGAACGACCAATTTCCCGCGGAGATTTTGCGTCGTAGGAAGCTGCTTTTTCCCCTGAGAAGACAACACCTGACCGCCGGGTCCCGTGCGGTGGTCGCTGTGGACAAGCTTTACGTGGACGGTCGGCTCTTCCGAGACCCCGAGATCACCCCGTGGCTGTACTGAAGACCCCCCCGCGCCGCTGCGTCCGAGCTGCGCTGAATCACCTGCTAAGcttatttaaatgaatggaaATAGATCAACCACCCCCCCACACCTCCTCTCAggaaagacgttttttttttctccctttctccatgtttctgtggtttttgtgttttcttcttctttctctcttttactCCTTCtgtcaacccccccccccccatcacatTCCAGGTAAGCTCTCGCTCACTCACAGAACGGGCGTGCGCGCACACAtgcggatcattttattttattgttattaatgacccgatgttatcttgcgctcatttctaacttgtataattttaactaaatatatttttatggggagtaaaatattgaaagttatttaaggtttaagttagaATATTCCTGCctgcttttatttatagttatgttaaaaagttacgttttaacAACGTAGTTTAAGAGAGTtccaaatgtttatcctgttcggcccgcgacctcaggtgttctggattttggtcccttgtgtgattgagtttgacacccctggtttagatgcACCAtaatgtggacatccctgaagtttcttatttttttcctgaatcaggtttttagTAGTTGTTCCTCACTGGGAGGGGAGGGAGAGTCTAAGGACAGagataaccagtttaatttagtcagtttagtttagcaatcagctgttgtttatattttatgtccaaccttctgcttctgtaaaattactggcATGGAGGCCAATGAGGGAATTGCGTTTGTGATATTGgactacataaataaaacggAATTGAGAAACCGAACTCTGACATTTAGACCCGGACCTTCTCTGAGAGTCTATTTAGGATCTGATCCACTGTATCAACACTGTATAAACTGTATTTCAGCTGccatttttatcatcttttaagactttttccaAACAAACTTGAAAAGAATAGAATTCTACAGTTTTTATTGAGAGGCACACGAGTCTAGAAAAACTTCTGTTTCAGATAATGACATGTGGGCCAGCAGTCACAGATTGAAGGAGTAACCTTTAAACTTTCTCTATATTTCCTTTTCTTCCTGAGATCATTTCCCTCTGCTCGacaaatgtttaacaaactattTCCATCTCTTTCTTCCTGAATTtcagttttatatatttctCTGAAACTGACGCAGAATATTTAAGATCTACTTTTTCGAGCTTCCTGTTGCCACAATAGCCACAgagattcattttaaaatcatccATGAAGTTCATCCTccactgatttttttcaagacGTTTTGGATTTGAATAACTGTACTTTTTATAACACATATTTTCAAACAGCAGAACATGTATTTTATGATTGAATGATTACCTCAACTTTTTGGGAGGACTTGTTTCATTGGTTCACTAAATTTCTGCATACCcctgaacttaaaaaagaaaatattttgtttggtttcattATAAAAATGCATTCCACTGTATAATAATTAACACAACAATAATACTTGAgcatttttatacataaaagcaagtttttaaaatcaacaccaaaatgttgtctttcataggaaactacaacttttttatcatgtattgaacgttattgttatattttttgttttatgattgtTATTTTCTGTCTCCTCGCATCCCTCGTACGTCTGTTGTTTGGACgtgtctatatttttttttccttgaaattgttcagtcattaaaaacagtttccCTCCGCTCCAGCAGGGGGCGTGGCTCAGCCAGTAGAGGAgtcacaaaagaagaagaagaggaagaagaaccCGGAAGTTCGGCGCCACGTCATCGTTGATACCTGCCCGTCGGGTTCTTGCGGGCGGTCTGTTCCAGTTCGGGTTCCGGATGTAGTCTGGACCTGGTTCTGGACTTTCCGCCGGGCTGCCGTGTTTCCAAGATGGAGGAGGCGGAGATTTATGACGTCAGAGACGACAGTCCGCGTAGAACCCTGAGGAACCCGGATCTGAGCTCGTGGACCGGCTCGGGTAACTTCTGACGTTGCAGGTAGTCTGTGAGGGCACCGGAAGTTCGGGTTGTGAACGTGTCATTCTCCTGACAGTCGGGGAGGTTCTGGCCCAGTTCGGGTGGGCGCTCCTGTTGCTATGCTCCGCCCTGTACCTGCTGGTCCAGTTCCTGAAGAAGAGGAGGCGGGAGGGGGGCTCAGAGGAGCCTGTTCCTGAGACAGGTGGGGCAGCTGGTCCAGAGCATCTGCAGCAGAACCTCAGGCGAGGTCCAGAAATCTGTTCTGACCTGAACCTCCTTTTCTATGAAGAAGGAAGAGCGGAAGCTCTGGAAGCAGCCAGGAGGAGaatgcaggaggagctggactgCAGAGCAGCTTTGTACAAGGAGAAGATGAGACAGGTGAGGAGaggcgggggggggggggcaNNNNNNNNNGGGGAGGGCCAGCTCACCTGTCTGCATGTCTCCTGAACAGCAAGAAGAACAGAAGAGGAGGCAAAGGATTGAAACATGGGAGAGCATAcggagtgggaggagctacagagAAACGACAAGCTCTCAGGTAAATCCACCTGTTTCTCACCTGTGAGTCCACACCTGCCGTGGAATGACAGACAGCCTGTTAGCAGCAGCTCCAACAGGTTTCAGATCAGTTAGTTAATCCATCAACCGTCCTGGAGACTCAGGACGTCTTCACTTCCTGCAGCATCTCACTTGAGTGTCTCACCTGTAGGCCAGTGAAGATGCTGACTCATCATCCGCCCCCAAACCCAAGAAGGATAAGAAGCCGCTGCGCAGTGCAGGTACGTAGCCTCCAG containing:
- the selenos gene encoding selenoprotein S translates to MEEAEIYDVRDDSPRRTLRNPDLSSWTGSVGEVLAQFGWALLLLCSALYLLVQFLKKRRREGGSEEPVPETEGRAEALEAARRRMQEELDCRAALYKEKMRQQEEQKRRQRIETWESIRSGRSYRETTSSQASEDADSSSAPKPKKDKKPLRSADYSPLSGQAGGSCSWRPGRRGPSSGG